The following proteins are encoded in a genomic region of Silene latifolia isolate original U9 population unplaced genomic scaffold, ASM4854445v1 scaffold_79, whole genome shotgun sequence:
- the LOC141640364 gene encoding protein CDI-like — protein sequence MGSTDLGSIAANPNLLNPQKVINDSSIQNNGTLIPFKIFIGYDPKEDIAYEVCKYSLLKRSSIPLEIYPIKQCELRQKGLYWRERGKLESTEFSFTRFLTPHLANFEGWALFVDCDFLYLSDFKELVGLIDDKYAIMCVQHDYAPKETTKMDGAVQTVYPRKNWSSMVLYNCGHVKNKVLTPEVVNTQTGAYLHRFQWLEDHEIGEIPFVWNFLVGHNRVVEGKPDTVPKAIHYTLGGPWFEAWKECEFGDLWLKELEEYQNQKDKMEKY from the coding sequence ATGGGATCAACAGATTTGGGTTCAATTGCAGCAAACCCTAATTTGCTAAATCCCCAAAAAGTAATCAATGATTCATCAATTCAAAACAATGGAACCCTAATTCCATTCAAGATCTTTATTGGGTATGACCCAAAAGAAGACATTGCATATGAAGTATGCAAGTATTCACTTTTGAAGAGATCTTCAATCCCTTTAGAAATATACCCAATTAAACAATGTGAATTAAGGCAAAAGGGTTTGTATTGGAGAGAAAGGGGGAAATTAGAGAGCACTGAATTTTCATTTACCAGGTTTCTTACCCCACATTTGGCTAATTTTGAGGGTTGGGCATTGTTTGTCGATTGCGATTTCTTGTATTTGAGTGATTTTAAGGAATTGGTTGGTTTGATTGATGATAAGTATGCAATTATGTGTGTGCAACATGATTATGCACCTAAAGAGACTACTAAGATGGATGGGGCGGTCCAGACGGTTTATCCTAGGAAGAATTGGTCTTCAATGGTGTTGTATAATTGTGGGCATGTTAAGAATAAGGTTTTGACTCCTGAGGTTGTGAATACGCAGACCGGGGCGTATTTGCATCGGTTTCAGTGGTTGGAGGATCATGAGATTGGGGAAATTCCCTTTGTGTGGAACTTTCTTGTTGGACATAATCGGGTTGTTGAGGGTAAGCCTGATACTGTCCCTAAGGCGATTCATTATACACTCGGTGGACCTTGGTTTGAAGCTTGGAAGGAATGTGAGTTTGGCGATTTGTGGTTGAAGGAATTGGAAGAGTATCAGAACCAGAAAGACAAGATGGAGAAGTATTAA